A stretch of Rhodoferax potami DNA encodes these proteins:
- a CDS encoding penicillin-binding protein activator LpoB: protein MKLHTLLCTAALALTGCATSIESNTGRGTLEAGASWALLPLSNNTDTPQAALSAESMLEHLLRRRGVPELKIYPAALSRDSLFEPSERKVSEEAQKWARDQGVRYAVSGSVEEWRYKVGLDGEPAVGITVKVTDLSSGQIVWSTTAASSGWSRQALSGVAQAVMRDALTSLPLPAVAPAK, encoded by the coding sequence ATGAAACTCCACACTCTCTTGTGCACCGCTGCGCTGGCCTTGACCGGTTGCGCCACCTCCATCGAATCCAATACCGGCCGCGGCACGCTGGAAGCAGGCGCCTCTTGGGCCTTGCTCCCCTTGTCCAACAATACCGACACGCCGCAAGCGGCGCTGAGTGCAGAGTCCATGCTGGAGCACCTGTTGCGTCGCCGTGGTGTGCCGGAACTCAAGATCTACCCCGCAGCCCTGTCACGGGACAGCTTGTTTGAGCCCTCTGAGCGGAAAGTCAGCGAAGAAGCCCAGAAGTGGGCACGCGACCAGGGCGTTCGGTACGCGGTGAGCGGCAGCGTTGAAGAGTGGCGCTACAAAGTCGGCCTCGACGGCGAGCCCGCTGTCGGCATTACCGTCAAAGTAACAGACCTGAGCTCAGGGCAAATCGTCTGGAGCACCACCGCAGCCAGCAGCGGGTGGAGCCGGCAAGCCCTGTCCGGCGTGGCGCAGGCCGTCATGCGCGACGCCCTGACCAGCTTGCCACTGCCCGCCGTGGCACCTGCAAAGTAA